The following are encoded in a window of Roseivirga misakiensis genomic DNA:
- a CDS encoding ABC transporter permease, producing MNNKDMSDYPSPPKWLIMIVRFMVKPDYVEEIEGDLEEVYYDFRNTKGKRRSDYLFFLETFRILKLNLIKPIMSNSKTTLVTQLLYNVKFSYRGFMRHKTSFFINIIGLSTAIAAALVIFLWVNDEKGVDAFHTKDGVVYQVLEHEVNPEGLETSFGTAFILSDALREGFPEINKVVTVGNDEMSRNAVLSIDDKKTLAKGIFASKEFFETFSFQLASGTAKEVLTIENSIVLSETVAISLFGSIDNAIGQSIKGNRALYNASYVVTGVFENIPTNSTIQFEYAANHRMALKYEDWLGDWYAGGGITYLTLNEGTDITAFNQKLRKFITNQPGRADDLLEAYPFKDLYLKGEFTNGLPSGGRESYVHIMTLAGIFILFLASINFMNLATAQAAKRLKEVGMKKVFGVKRKTLITQFLTESFLITGMSILVALGLVSLLLPQINLVIEKELSLVSDQSILQFGLFALLSISFLSGLYPSIYLSKFKSNDMIRGKLKRGVNDIWIRKGLVILQFSVSTLFVTSFLVLNNQIDFIREVDLGYNRDNLIHFTFIGDSKRKPFLDELNKLPNVTNITSLYGGSIASLRGAGGGFSWGNPVENEEVDFRRPQVAHDFFETLDINMVEGRTFSKTFQNEENKLIINQAAADLIGIENIVGKTIMDGDIEKQVIGIVENFKIQSLYEPMQPAIIRFIGEGKGNHLMVRISNENQPETIKSIEALYNKFGPEYPFNPRFVNDEYDKVYNAESKISMLSGYFTIVAILIACLGLFGLATYNTERRIKEVGIRKVLGSSTFGLVRLLSADFIILVSVALIIALPISYLAANNWLNGFAIHYEPGIALFGMVVLATLVLSIFTVGLKTLNTANANPVDSLRTE from the coding sequence ATGAATAATAAAGACATGTCAGATTACCCTAGCCCGCCGAAGTGGCTCATTATGATAGTCAGGTTTATGGTCAAACCTGACTATGTAGAAGAAATCGAGGGTGATTTGGAAGAGGTATATTATGATTTCAGAAACACAAAAGGAAAAAGGCGGTCGGATTATCTCTTTTTCCTTGAAACCTTCAGAATACTCAAACTCAATTTAATCAAACCAATTATGTCAAACTCAAAAACAACGCTGGTTACTCAACTCCTATACAACGTCAAGTTTTCTTACCGTGGTTTTATGCGCCACAAAACATCCTTTTTCATTAACATCATTGGCCTTTCAACTGCTATTGCAGCCGCTTTAGTTATCTTTTTGTGGGTGAATGATGAAAAAGGTGTCGATGCTTTCCACACGAAAGATGGGGTTGTTTATCAAGTCTTAGAACACGAAGTAAATCCAGAAGGTCTAGAGACCAGTTTTGGTACGGCATTTATTCTTTCTGATGCATTACGAGAGGGCTTCCCAGAGATAAATAAGGTTGTAACGGTCGGAAACGATGAAATGAGTCGAAACGCCGTTTTATCAATTGATGATAAGAAAACACTGGCCAAAGGCATTTTTGCCAGCAAAGAGTTCTTCGAAACTTTCTCTTTTCAATTGGCTTCAGGAACGGCCAAAGAGGTATTGACAATTGAAAATTCCATTGTCCTTTCCGAAACAGTAGCGATTTCACTTTTCGGTTCTATTGACAATGCAATAGGCCAATCCATCAAAGGAAATAGGGCTTTATATAATGCATCTTATGTAGTAACCGGGGTTTTTGAAAACATACCGACTAATTCTACCATACAGTTTGAGTATGCAGCCAATCACAGAATGGCGTTGAAATACGAAGATTGGCTTGGAGATTGGTATGCTGGCGGAGGCATTACTTATTTGACCCTAAATGAGGGAACTGACATTACTGCTTTCAATCAAAAACTCAGAAAGTTCATTACCAACCAACCTGGCCGTGCCGATGATCTCTTGGAAGCTTACCCATTCAAAGACCTATACCTAAAAGGGGAATTTACAAATGGACTACCATCTGGCGGAAGAGAATCCTATGTGCACATCATGACTTTAGCTGGAATATTCATCCTTTTCTTAGCTAGCATAAACTTTATGAATCTAGCCACAGCACAAGCTGCAAAAAGACTGAAAGAAGTAGGTATGAAAAAGGTTTTTGGCGTTAAACGAAAAACGCTAATCACTCAGTTTCTTACAGAATCATTTTTGATCACAGGTATGTCAATACTTGTAGCATTGGGTTTAGTGAGCCTTTTATTACCACAGATAAACTTGGTCATAGAAAAGGAGCTTTCCTTGGTGAGTGATCAATCTATCTTACAGTTTGGCCTTTTTGCGCTTCTTAGTATTTCATTTCTTTCAGGCCTCTACCCTTCTATTTACTTATCCAAATTCAAGTCGAATGATATGATCAGAGGTAAGCTCAAAAGAGGCGTTAATGACATTTGGATTAGAAAAGGATTAGTCATTTTACAATTCTCAGTATCCACCTTATTTGTCACGAGTTTTTTGGTGCTGAACAATCAAATAGATTTCATCAGAGAGGTCGACCTTGGTTACAATCGGGATAATCTAATTCACTTCACCTTTATTGGAGATAGCAAAAGAAAACCATTCTTAGATGAGCTGAACAAGCTTCCAAACGTAACTAACATTACAAGTTTATATGGCGGCAGCATTGCTAGCCTTAGAGGTGCCGGAGGAGGTTTTAGCTGGGGAAACCCTGTTGAAAACGAAGAAGTTGATTTCAGGCGACCGCAGGTGGCTCATGATTTCTTTGAAACACTCGATATAAATATGGTTGAGGGCAGGACGTTCTCTAAAACATTTCAAAATGAGGAAAACAAACTCATTATCAACCAAGCGGCAGCTGATCTGATTGGAATTGAGAACATTGTTGGTAAAACCATTATGGATGGCGATATAGAAAAACAAGTAATCGGTATAGTCGAAAACTTCAAAATCCAGTCGCTTTACGAACCAATGCAGCCGGCCATTATCAGGTTTATCGGAGAAGGCAAAGGAAATCATTTAATGGTCAGAATTTCAAATGAAAATCAACCTGAAACCATCAAATCTATAGAGGCCCTTTATAATAAGTTTGGCCCCGAATATCCTTTCAATCCACGTTTTGTCAATGATGAGTATGACAAGGTTTATAACGCCGAAAGTAAAATTTCCATGTTATCGGGTTATTTCACAATAGTAGCCATACTGATAGCGTGCTTAGGGCTTTTCGGATTGGCTACTTACAATACAGAAAGAAGAATCAAAGAAGTAGGTATTAGAAAGGTACTCGGGTCGAGCACCTTTGGCTTAGTGAGACTATTATCTGCCGACTTTATTATCCTGGTAAGCGTTGCTTTAATTATCGCTTTACCGATAAGTTATCTTGCCGCAAACAATTGGCTAAATGGCTTTGCGATACATTATGAACCAGGGATTGCATTATTTGGTATGGTTGTATTAGCTACATTAGTTCTATCCATTTTTACCGTTGGTTTAAAAACACTGAATACTGCCAATGCCAATCCAGTTGATTCACTCAGAACGGAATAA
- a CDS encoding TlpA family protein disulfide reductase: MLKKQHYVYLLFLTLLLGGCKKEKSPLDGLRVVTEKDKVHDYLGKKLPNHSLKSLDNRELLLSDFEGKPTVINCWFVSCAPCIDEMPILNDLKSQYGDQVNFLSLTFDTAEKVEKLLKKHAFDFYHLVGAQEFLQEIGVQGYPKNIFIGADGIIKRIEGGVPYEKIDGKLVRGDGKAFYDYVEELIKL; this comes from the coding sequence ATGCTCAAAAAGCAACACTACGTCTATCTCCTATTCCTCACTCTTTTACTTGGGGGATGCAAAAAAGAAAAATCTCCTTTGGATGGGCTAAGAGTGGTAACAGAAAAGGATAAAGTCCATGATTACCTTGGTAAAAAGCTCCCTAATCACTCATTAAAAAGCCTAGATAATAGAGAGTTACTTCTGTCTGACTTTGAAGGAAAACCTACTGTAATCAATTGCTGGTTTGTTTCCTGTGCGCCGTGTATAGATGAAATGCCAATCCTAAATGATTTAAAAAGCCAATATGGCGATCAAGTCAATTTTCTATCATTAACATTCGATACTGCCGAAAAGGTGGAAAAACTACTTAAAAAGCATGCATTTGATTTTTATCATTTAGTCGGTGCCCAAGAATTCTTGCAAGAAATTGGCGTTCAGGGTTATCCAAAGAATATATTCATTGGAGCTGATGGTATCATAAAACGAATCGAAGGCGGAGTTCCTTACGAAAAGATCGATGGAAAGCTGGTACGCGGAGATGGGAAGGCCTTTTACGATTATGTTGAAGAACTAATCAAACTTTAA
- a CDS encoding DUF4221 family protein, with product MKKRIQIALFLTLFIGLLGCGSSDTSNSLSLKPVNGLVTFQLDQSTSNVSDGLQYFFDEKTGQELLFSLNTIKNEIQVFDFERNELIKRLAFDVEGPRGVGSIGAFYVHGLDSLLLFPNSGGKLFLVSSIDESLNSIEYQVPEGYGSAEVSTTFFSAKPLVKNGKLIAKTLYQGNYSTVTNQELSRRHTSYAIDLKSGVTNLLSPTFPDDYMRSMKKHFQFSFSATENGIAYSFWGDHNLYFLKDENAQLEEKLARSEALVTEWEALPLGGSRMDRAKYFAGSAHYGNIIYDPYREVYYRFAFPKVEVEDGADIGVLARFPSKFSVMVLSKDLNLIGETELSQTGQYVVSNAFVGRDGLYLSVNHPENEENEEDYLSFKLFKLK from the coding sequence ATGAAGAAACGTATTCAGATTGCATTGTTTTTAACCCTTTTTATCGGCCTTTTGGGATGTGGAAGTTCTGATACGTCAAATAGTCTATCCTTAAAACCAGTAAATGGTTTAGTAACGTTTCAATTGGACCAAAGTACCTCAAATGTAAGTGATGGACTACAATACTTCTTTGATGAGAAAACTGGTCAAGAATTGCTGTTTTCACTGAATACAATCAAAAATGAGATTCAAGTTTTTGATTTCGAGCGTAATGAATTAATAAAACGACTCGCCTTTGACGTTGAAGGACCTCGAGGGGTAGGCAGTATTGGTGCTTTCTACGTGCATGGATTAGATAGCCTGTTACTATTTCCCAATAGTGGAGGTAAACTATTTCTTGTAAGTTCTATAGACGAATCACTTAATAGTATTGAGTATCAGGTGCCTGAAGGGTACGGTAGCGCTGAGGTATCGACGACATTCTTTTCTGCTAAGCCTTTGGTTAAAAATGGTAAGCTTATCGCCAAAACATTATACCAAGGAAATTATAGTACTGTCACCAATCAAGAGCTTAGCCGACGGCATACCAGTTATGCGATCGATTTGAAAAGTGGCGTCACTAATCTGTTAAGCCCCACTTTTCCTGATGATTATATGCGCTCAATGAAAAAGCACTTTCAATTCAGTTTTTCGGCAACAGAAAATGGTATTGCTTATAGTTTTTGGGGTGATCATAACCTTTATTTCTTGAAAGATGAGAACGCTCAACTTGAAGAGAAACTCGCAAGGAGTGAAGCTCTAGTTACGGAATGGGAGGCTTTGCCGTTAGGTGGTAGTAGAATGGATCGGGCGAAATATTTTGCTGGAAGTGCGCATTACGGCAATATAATCTATGATCCTTACCGTGAAGTTTACTATCGGTTTGCTTTTCCAAAGGTAGAAGTTGAAGACGGTGCTGATATTGGGGTCTTGGCTAGATTTCCAAGTAAGTTTTCTGTGATGGTTTTATCCAAAGATTTAAATCTAATAGGAGAAACAGAATTATCTCAAACGGGACAGTATGTTGTGAGCAATGCATTTGTTGGCAGAGATGGACTTTATTTATCCGTCAACCATCCAGAAAATGAAGAGAATGAAGAAGATTATTTGAGCTTCAAATTATTTAAACTAAAGTAG
- a CDS encoding SH3 domain-containing protein, translated as MAIPKFTQRLLLLLFFTAFLLGPGVTIACAQSTQYVINRFGTPLRTSANVTSDTITLLKPGEALSVQPSFTAPDSVRYDDNNITLAGFWLLVDSKGQKGYVFSADLSYNEPVISASKSYNMDIYEVNILGLKVDSSVVKKQVEYSPGNMVDYTDDHFQYEYGRSVETWFDGCLNTEFILDGWQLNNAFHLLRNEIYSDGMLYGKEFYIDTPRLIEYSNFEYKFEISFGASQDIVIKYDKERNETWISYASCT; from the coding sequence TTGGCTATACCGAAGTTTACTCAGAGACTCCTTTTACTACTCTTTTTTACCGCATTTCTCTTAGGGCCAGGAGTTACCATTGCATGTGCCCAATCAACTCAATATGTTATTAATAGATTCGGAACACCGCTAAGAACTTCGGCGAATGTGACTTCAGATACTATAACGCTTCTAAAGCCAGGAGAAGCTCTCTCAGTACAGCCTTCATTTACCGCACCCGATTCTGTGAGATACGATGATAACAATATAACGCTAGCCGGTTTCTGGTTGCTTGTCGATTCAAAAGGTCAGAAAGGTTATGTATTTAGCGCCGATCTATCTTACAATGAACCTGTTATAAGTGCCTCTAAATCCTACAATATGGATATTTATGAGGTGAATATTTTAGGGCTAAAAGTCGATTCCAGCGTAGTTAAAAAACAAGTAGAATACAGCCCTGGAAACATGGTGGACTACACCGACGATCATTTCCAATATGAATATGGAAGATCTGTTGAAACTTGGTTTGATGGCTGCCTAAATACAGAATTCATCTTGGATGGCTGGCAATTGAATAATGCTTTTCACTTGCTTCGAAATGAAATCTATAGCGATGGTATGTTGTACGGGAAAGAGTTTTACATCGATACGCCGAGACTCATTGAATATTCCAACTTTGAGTATAAATTCGAAATTAGTTTTGGTGCATCACAAGATATCGTGATTAAGTATGATAAAGAGCGAAATGAGACTTGGATAAGCTATGCGAGTTGCACCTAA
- a CDS encoding NHL repeat-containing protein, which translates to MNYLRSKTTSLFFILFLMTFSLACDGDAPESEPAVLNENDYKVQITAVTDVTNKGDASDIQVKFNTGQARENIQEYRIMIVKSSAVSNLTVESMKSLPNSSYASHAGNQINQELQLDALQNDIDGESVTSDIDYRIAILSIGTFNEETVYVLSEPSTDFKLINNPETSTLVSNMPANDAISIDAAGNIYVSNYGVWDNSIGKGNGTTALKISPAGDVSVFVTGLANPVGNAIDSEGNFYVNDDNVSNAGNLVKVAPDGTKTTIANIQGYPSGLLLGTDGNFYVSNYNIGVVNKVTPDGTITDFVRDERLKGGVGIVYDDNGNIIVGNFLTGAVLSINPSGDISLIGTVPTLGRGSVIGYLTYFEGNVYATSGGGKRIYKVSLGGEVTVFAGSGVVGSSDGEFQDATFTIPNGIAVDKAKRVLYVSDGATTGGANLRVLPLDR; encoded by the coding sequence ATGAATTACCTACGCTCAAAAACAACGAGTCTATTTTTTATTCTTTTTCTGATGACATTCAGTTTGGCATGTGATGGTGATGCCCCTGAATCCGAACCTGCCGTTTTGAATGAAAATGATTACAAAGTGCAGATTACTGCTGTTACAGATGTAACGAATAAAGGTGATGCTAGTGATATCCAAGTGAAATTTAATACTGGGCAGGCTAGGGAGAATATTCAGGAGTATAGAATAATGATTGTAAAGAGTTCTGCAGTTTCTAACCTTACCGTCGAAAGCATGAAATCCTTGCCAAATAGTAGTTATGCAAGCCATGCCGGAAACCAAATCAATCAAGAACTTCAACTCGACGCTCTTCAAAATGATATCGATGGAGAAAGCGTTACTTCAGACATTGACTATCGTATAGCTATTCTGTCAATAGGCACTTTCAATGAGGAAACAGTCTATGTGCTTTCAGAACCATCAACTGATTTTAAACTGATCAATAACCCTGAAACGAGCACACTAGTCTCCAATATGCCGGCCAATGACGCCATTTCAATCGATGCAGCTGGTAATATCTACGTTTCTAATTATGGGGTATGGGATAATTCAATTGGCAAAGGGAATGGTACGACTGCTCTGAAAATATCGCCTGCAGGAGATGTCTCTGTCTTTGTCACTGGTTTGGCAAATCCTGTTGGTAATGCCATAGATTCCGAAGGAAACTTTTATGTAAATGATGATAATGTGTCTAATGCTGGTAACCTAGTCAAAGTGGCTCCTGATGGCACCAAAACTACAATTGCCAATATTCAGGGCTATCCTTCTGGTTTACTTCTAGGTACGGATGGCAATTTTTATGTGAGCAATTATAACATAGGCGTTGTCAATAAAGTGACCCCCGATGGGACTATTACAGATTTTGTTCGTGATGAAAGGTTAAAAGGAGGTGTTGGAATCGTTTATGATGATAATGGAAATATTATCGTAGGGAATTTTTTAACTGGTGCGGTGCTCTCGATTAATCCTTCTGGTGATATTTCATTAATTGGAACTGTACCGACTTTAGGTAGGGGTTCCGTGATTGGTTATTTGACCTATTTTGAAGGTAACGTTTACGCTACATCAGGTGGTGGAAAAAGAATTTACAAAGTATCGTTGGGTGGAGAAGTAACCGTCTTTGCGGGAAGTGGTGTCGTAGGATCTTCCGATGGCGAGTTTCAAGATGCAACGTTCACTATTCCAAATGGAATCGCGGTTGACAAGGCTAAGCGAGTGCTGTACGTTTCAGATGGTGCAACTACTGGGGGAGCTAACTTAAGGGTCTTACCATTAGACCGATGA
- a CDS encoding helix-turn-helix domain-containing protein, producing the protein MKFELIDIILSLGIVQGLFLAWALSKIKEQNRSANKVLVQLLLVTAFILTGRMLIAHQVAMNFFKWVSFVDCIIFLFGPLSYLYVRRLVVKSESEYSLSFWHYIPLIVCSGIFIYFNAVSVETRARLFQQGFVYWFFNGFEVIGLSGNIFYLVKNFRLLERYRKEEKKKLSNTQGFHRFLLIFLLTIAICLSFWIFSYINTYYFRRVYEYMSYDNIWITIPFLIYTVGYFSLKQPELFRILQSNDSKVSKEATKRLNDSETNVLKSALENLLVKDSIYLESDLTLAKLSALLSASPNDVSWLLNNVYQMSFYDFINGYRVRAFLKRIHNNDHAKQTILSIAMEVGFNSKSTFNKVFKEQMGLTPSQYIKSLNNKPQIA; encoded by the coding sequence ATGAAGTTTGAACTAATCGATATTATTTTATCACTTGGTATTGTTCAAGGCCTGTTTTTAGCCTGGGCGCTCTCCAAAATTAAGGAGCAAAATAGAAGTGCTAATAAAGTTCTTGTTCAGTTACTTCTTGTAACCGCCTTCATCCTGACGGGACGAATGTTGATAGCGCATCAGGTTGCTATGAACTTCTTCAAATGGGTGTCATTCGTTGACTGTATTATCTTCCTTTTTGGACCACTTAGCTACTTGTATGTCAGGCGGTTAGTGGTTAAAAGTGAGAGTGAATATAGCTTGTCTTTTTGGCACTATATCCCTTTGATTGTTTGCTCAGGCATATTCATCTATTTCAATGCAGTAAGCGTGGAAACTAGAGCACGTCTTTTTCAACAAGGGTTCGTCTATTGGTTTTTTAATGGTTTCGAAGTCATTGGACTTAGTGGTAATATTTTCTACCTGGTTAAAAACTTTAGGTTACTCGAAAGGTATCGGAAAGAAGAGAAAAAGAAGCTTTCGAATACTCAAGGCTTTCATCGCTTTCTTCTTATCTTTTTATTAACGATCGCCATCTGCTTGTCCTTTTGGATATTCAGTTATATCAATACCTATTATTTCCGCAGGGTATATGAGTATATGTCATATGACAATATTTGGATAACCATCCCTTTCTTAATCTATACGGTAGGCTACTTTAGCTTAAAGCAGCCAGAACTCTTTAGGATTCTGCAGTCTAATGATTCTAAGGTCTCAAAAGAGGCTACAAAAAGATTGAATGATAGTGAAACGAATGTCCTAAAGAGTGCTTTAGAGAATTTGCTTGTCAAGGATTCTATTTACTTAGAAAGCGACCTTACGCTGGCAAAGCTTTCAGCATTATTGAGTGCATCGCCAAATGATGTCTCATGGTTATTGAATAATGTCTATCAGATGAGTTTCTACGACTTTATCAACGGATATCGGGTACGTGCATTTCTAAAAAGAATACACAACAATGACCACGCAAAGCAAACAATACTTTCTATTGCCATGGAGGTTGGTTTTAACTCTAAGTCTACCTTCAATAAAGTCTTTAAAGAGCAAATGGGATTAACACCAAGTCAGTACATCAAATCACTAAATAATAAGCCGCAAATCGCCTGA
- a CDS encoding FAD-dependent oxidoreductase: protein MAKLPIIFTVDDDEQVLAAIRRDVRKEYRKDYRVMSTTSAHEALDALKELKQKGEDVALFLSDQRMPEMTGVEFLEKAKELYPEAKRVLLTAYSDIEAAVKAINDVQLDYYLNKPWDPPEEKLYPTLNDLLDEWQINHIPVFKGIRVVGYQYSPKSHDIKDFLSRNLMPYQWLDIETEEAGQELLDLAEIDRSDLPVVYFEDGSHLKDPSMTDLGNKIGLQTTVAEEMYDVVIVGAGPAGMAAAVYGGSEGLKTLMIEKHAPGGQAGTSSRIENYLGFPKGLSGADLTHRAITQAKRFGIEFLSPRTVTGIETQDDYKIVSLEGGEKINTKAVIITTGVQYRKLESRGIDDFTGRGIYYGAATTEANSCRGKNVYIVGGGNSAGQAAMYMAKFACDVHIVIRKPDLSSSMSQYLIDQIDGTENIQLVPRTVIDGAVGDGNLECVELKNLDSGEIVKKPAGALLIFIGAKPYTDWTGNGILKNDRGFVITGRDLQKESDHKKLWKKEREPFLLETSTPGILAAGDVRAGAMNRVASAVGEGAMAIKFVHEYLAEV from the coding sequence ATGGCAAAACTACCGATTATATTTACTGTCGATGATGATGAACAAGTCTTGGCGGCCATCAGAAGAGATGTAAGAAAAGAATACAGAAAAGATTACCGTGTCATGAGCACCACTTCAGCACATGAGGCACTAGATGCTTTAAAGGAGCTGAAGCAAAAGGGGGAGGATGTAGCACTTTTTCTATCGGACCAAAGAATGCCTGAAATGACGGGTGTAGAATTCTTGGAGAAAGCCAAGGAACTCTATCCAGAGGCTAAACGGGTACTGCTCACTGCATACTCGGATATTGAAGCAGCGGTTAAGGCAATTAATGACGTTCAACTTGACTATTACCTCAATAAGCCTTGGGATCCGCCTGAAGAAAAGCTCTACCCAACATTGAATGATCTGCTGGATGAATGGCAAATCAATCACATTCCAGTTTTCAAAGGCATTAGGGTTGTTGGATACCAATACTCTCCAAAATCTCACGATATCAAAGATTTCCTCTCTAGGAATTTGATGCCATATCAGTGGCTTGATATAGAAACCGAAGAAGCAGGCCAAGAACTGCTAGATTTGGCAGAGATAGATCGAAGTGACTTACCAGTCGTCTACTTTGAGGATGGATCACATTTAAAGGATCCTTCCATGACCGACCTTGGCAATAAGATTGGTTTGCAGACCACCGTAGCTGAAGAAATGTATGACGTGGTTATAGTGGGTGCAGGTCCTGCCGGAATGGCTGCCGCCGTTTACGGAGGATCGGAAGGCTTAAAGACCCTTATGATCGAAAAACATGCTCCAGGCGGGCAAGCAGGAACAAGCTCTAGAATCGAAAACTATCTTGGCTTCCCAAAGGGCCTATCTGGTGCAGATTTAACACATCGCGCGATAACGCAAGCCAAGCGCTTTGGTATTGAGTTTCTTTCGCCACGAACTGTTACTGGCATAGAAACGCAAGACGATTATAAGATTGTAAGTCTAGAAGGTGGTGAAAAGATTAACACCAAGGCCGTCATTATTACAACAGGTGTTCAATACAGAAAACTAGAATCTCGTGGTATTGATGACTTTACTGGCCGAGGGATTTATTATGGCGCTGCTACCACAGAGGCTAACTCTTGTAGAGGCAAAAATGTCTACATCGTGGGAGGTGGGAATTCAGCTGGTCAAGCCGCCATGTACATGGCCAAATTTGCATGCGATGTACATATAGTGATCAGAAAACCAGACCTTTCATCAAGTATGAGTCAGTACCTAATAGACCAAATTGATGGTACAGAAAACATCCAATTGGTGCCCAGGACGGTTATTGACGGAGCCGTTGGTGATGGAAATCTGGAGTGCGTTGAGTTGAAAAACCTAGATTCTGGTGAAATTGTGAAGAAACCAGCAGGAGCGCTGTTGATTTTCATTGGTGCTAAACCTTATACCGATTGGACAGGCAATGGTATACTTAAAAATGACCGTGGTTTTGTCATCACTGGACGTGATCTACAAAAAGAGTCTGATCACAAAAAACTCTGGAAAAAGGAAAGAGAACCGTTCCTTTTGGAAACCAGCACTCCTGGAATATTGGCCGCTGGAGATGTCAGAGCAGGCGCCATGAACAGGGTAGCATCGGCAGTCGGAGAGGGTGCCATGGCGATCAAGTTTGTCCATGAATATTTGGCTGAAGTTTAA
- a CDS encoding ATP-binding protein, translating to MDKQTIIDEISKFPSLDGVSRNQIEWVVDRGELFEVKVGENFFNRGDSIDSLIIMLEGSISFMMERNGQYMEIGRINGGDISGALPYSRAQSSSANGRVMQDSRMFTLNKSYFHAMICECQDFTEVLVHMMTDRVRSSMKSQQQSEKLMALGKLSAGLAHELNNPAAAIVRSSESLQSHLAHVPEKFKKVISMKVTNEQVDEVNALLFGKIKDGINKSESLMQRTNREDELTDWLDDNGFGDCYMLSETLAEYGFCDNDLEGMKQMLGTETFPSVLTWVENVLTTEKMVGEIKEASNRISKLVSSVKDYSHMDRSTDFEPTNVHEGLHSTITILNHKFKKNNVNLVEDLEDDLPNIKAVSGELNQVWTNVIDNALDAMEEGGTLELTTATNAENLMVYITDSGPGIPEDIQSRIFEPFFTTKDVGKGTGLGLEVVKNIVDRHKGHIRLNSKPGRTQFEFCFPINA from the coding sequence ATGGATAAGCAGACCATTATTGACGAGATTTCTAAGTTTCCTTCGCTTGATGGAGTATCACGCAATCAGATCGAATGGGTGGTAGATCGAGGCGAACTTTTTGAGGTAAAAGTGGGTGAAAATTTCTTTAACCGGGGCGATTCTATCGATAGCCTAATTATTATGCTCGAGGGCAGTATAAGTTTCATGATGGAACGAAATGGCCAGTACATGGAAATAGGACGGATCAACGGAGGAGATATATCTGGTGCACTACCATACAGCCGAGCTCAATCCTCATCGGCTAATGGCCGAGTAATGCAAGATTCGAGAATGTTCACACTCAATAAATCTTACTTCCATGCTATGATTTGCGAATGCCAAGACTTTACCGAAGTACTTGTGCATATGATGACTGATCGGGTAAGAAGTAGTATGAAGTCTCAACAGCAAAGCGAGAAATTGATGGCGCTTGGAAAACTCTCTGCGGGCCTTGCGCATGAGTTAAATAATCCTGCTGCGGCCATAGTTCGCAGTTCCGAATCACTACAGAGTCATTTGGCTCATGTGCCAGAAAAGTTCAAGAAGGTTATTTCCATGAAAGTAACCAATGAACAGGTAGATGAGGTGAATGCACTCCTTTTTGGTAAGATCAAAGATGGGATAAACAAGAGCGAGTCTCTGATGCAACGAACTAACCGGGAAGACGAATTGACCGACTGGCTCGATGATAACGGTTTTGGAGATTGTTATATGTTAAGCGAAACGCTCGCCGAATACGGCTTCTGTGACAACGACTTGGAAGGAATGAAACAAATGCTTGGCACAGAGACATTTCCTTCGGTACTTACCTGGGTTGAAAATGTACTGACAACAGAAAAAATGGTTGGTGAAATCAAAGAAGCATCTAACCGAATATCCAAACTAGTCAGCTCTGTGAAAGACTATTCACATATGGATCGTTCGACAGATTTCGAACCAACTAACGTGCACGAAGGACTACACAGCACAATTACAATTTTGAATCATAAGTTCAAAAAGAATAATGTCAATTTGGTAGAAGACCTTGAAGATGATCTGCCAAATATAAAAGCAGTTTCAGGCGAGTTAAACCAGGTTTGGACAAACGTGATTGACAATGCGCTGGATGCCATGGAAGAAGGTGGTACGCTTGAGTTGACAACTGCCACGAATGCAGAAAACCTAATGGTTTACATCACTGATTCTGGTCCGGGAATACCAGAAGACATACAAAGCCGAATTTTTGAGCCATTTTTCACCACAAAAGATGTGGGCAAAGGCACTGGACTTGGACTTGAGGTGGTTAAAAACATTGTTGATAGACATAAAGGCCATATCAGGCTGAACTCGAAGCCCGGAAGAACCCAATTTGAATTTTGTTTCCCTATTAATGCTTAG